Proteins encoded in a region of the Pelmatolapia mariae isolate MD_Pm_ZW linkage group LG16_19, Pm_UMD_F_2, whole genome shotgun sequence genome:
- the trmt5 gene encoding tRNA (guanine(37)-N1)-methyltransferase has protein sequence MLRFLGRIFVSAQTQRSLNPAAVHRCFCSAAYPCLAVKPIMEPKLYRPPPEVRGMTSLDKDAFTQTITVPALRVPIGVLNKVVKSLKKSSIQRPGVPRVVQDKEQSSDFRLVLLDPRRVSSLSSFSETEAEALRSFSVSEELHYYELKLTYDNLKSEEVLEAVLPQGQDVTSAFSRVGHIAHMNLRDHQLTYKNLIGQVIMDKNPGVTCVVNKTNIIDSTYRNFKMEVLAGEENMVAKVKENGVTYEFDFSRVYWNPRLSTEHQRVVQLVKRGDTVFDVFAGVGPFAIPAARLGASILANDLNPESYRWLQHNCKLNKVESKVRAFNLDGRAFIRGPLKQELPALMRGTSAVHVVMNLPALALDFLDAFRGLLHHQEHPCDENLPTVHCYGFSKDDDPDTDVVERASRSLGFPLKNRCSVHFVRNVAPNKDMMCVRFTLPKDVLFGSDAEESEAIEEPATKRQKCEETTNAT, from the exons ATGTTGAG GTTTCTCGGCAGGATCTTTGTATCTGCACAAACTCAAAGGAGCCTGAATCCTGCCGCTGTGCACCGCTGCTTTTGCTCTGCAGCGTATCCTTGCTTGGCTGTGAAGCCCATAATGGAGCCTAAACTGTACCGACCCCCTCCAGAGGTCCGGGGTATGACCTCTCTGGACAAAGACGCCTTCACACAGACTATTACAGTCCCTGCTCTACGGGTGCCCATTGGGGTCTTAAACAAAGTAGTGAAAAGCCTAAAAAAGTCGAGCATCCAGCGCCCTGGTGTGCCCAGGGTGGTTCAGGACAAGGAGCAGAGTAGTGACTTTCGCTTGGTCCTGTTGGACCCTCGCAGAGTCTCCTCGCTGAGCTCCTTCAGTGAGACTGAAGCTGAGGCTCTGAGGTCGTTCAGTGTCAGTGAGGAGCTCCACTACTATGAGCTGAAGCTGACCTATGACAACCTGAAGAGCGAAGAAGTGCTGGAGGCTGTGCTTCCCCAAGGTCAGGATGTGACCTCTGCGTTCAGTCGGGTGGGCCACATCGCACACATGAACCTGAGGGACCACCAGCTCACATACAAGAACCTCATAG GTCAGGTGATCATGGACAAAAATCCTGGTGTCACCTGTGTGGTCAATAAGACAAACATAATCGATTCCACTTATCGCAACTTTAAGATGGAAGTGCTGGCTGGAGAGGAGAACATGGTTGCCAAA GTGAAAGAAAACGGGGTGACGTACGAGTTTGATTTCTCTCGAGTGTACTGGAACCCTCGGCTGAGCACAGAACACCAGCGGGTGGTGCAGCTCGTCAAGCGCGGCGACACTGTGTTTGACGTCTTCGCTGGCGTCGGACCCTTCGCCATCCCAGCTGCTCGCTTAGGTGCCAGCATCTTAGCCAACGACCTCAACCCAGAGTCCTACCGATGGCTGCAGCACAACTGCAAACTCAACAAGGTGGAGAGCAAAGTTAGAGCCTTCAATCTGGACGGCAGGGCGTTCATCCGGGGACCTTTAAAGCAGGAGCTGCCTGCACTGATGAGGGGAACATCTGCCGTTCATGTGGTGATGAACCTGCCTGCCTTAGCTCTGGACTTCCTGGATGCGTTCAGGGGCCTCCTGCACCACCAGGAGCATCCTTGTGACGAGAACCTACCTACAGTGCACTGCTACGGCTTCTCCAAAGATGATGACCCTGACACAGATGTGGTGGAGAGAGCTTCCCGCAGCCTCGGATTCCCTCTGAAGAACCGATGCTCTGTGCATTTTGTGCGCAACGTGGCTCCCAACAAAGATATGATGTGTGTGAGGTTCACACTCCCTAAAGACGTCCTCTTTGGAAGTGATGCTGAAGAGTCAG AAGCCATTGAAGAACCAGCCACAAAGAGACAGAAGTGTGAAGAAACTACAAATGCAACGTAA